A part of Mucilaginibacter defluvii genomic DNA contains:
- a CDS encoding M16 family metallopeptidase, whose translation MRIDFKLSVAALALCVASTGAFAQVKKKSAPSPKQKPTDPAVQIKASTLPVDKDVIIGKLPNGLTYYIRQNSLPQNRAELYLINKAGSILETDAQQGLAHFTEHMAFNGTRDFPKNALVNFLQSSGVRFGADLNAFTSFDETVYQLPLPTDSAKVFERGFDILANWAGFVSFDQAELDKERGVILEELRLRGKNAQERLQQQVLPVILNNSRYATRLPKGKEEVIKSFNLATIKSFYEDWYRPNLQAVIAVGDFDPKRVEQLIKEKFSQLKNPASPKPRTEYTVTAAPGTSVKFATDPEFPYTVAQIIVKMPGTQVRTTAEYLQSMRSGLFNQMLNARLNELLQKSNPPFLYGSATYGNFIGKQDAFTATVVARPGELETAIKTLVAETERARKFGFTLTEFERAKQNALVQMGDAYKERDKTRSSNFVNEYQQHFLNGSGIPGIAWEYQFYLDNIDKITLEQMNAMAARVIAGQSRSIIVEAPDNEKPKLPTEAALLGWIVEAGKNLTAYVDNVSTKPLIENIPDAGEIVDQTRDDSIGVTTLTFKNGVKAILKPTDFKNNQVILTGYSFGGTSLVSDAEYTSASMASSVVGNSGVSEFSQIQLQKMMTGKSVSIEPYISEYTQGFSGNSTTKDLGTALQLIYLYFTQPRKDKDIWESNMSQYRSLLVNRNLDPNSVFQDTVSAVLNRYNMRAMVPTTERLNTASLDKAFDFYKSSFGNANGFVFTFVGSFDIDAIKPLLATYLGSLPSSETKKTYKDLGMYPPAGLVSKTVNKGIGEKSTVQLVFSGDYDYSEVNNMQLDALEEVLNIKLIERLREQESGVYAPGVRSIYQKIPAGKYTVTISFGCAPENVDKLIAATMDEINKIKTNGAQATDIQKFKAEDMRSKQVQLRENYFWAGYLASGSQYDLPPHRILYYPKTAEKVTVQSTKDAANKYLSGKNLIKLILMPEKK comes from the coding sequence ATGCGTATTGATTTTAAACTATCGGTTGCAGCACTGGCCTTGTGCGTTGCCTCAACCGGAGCTTTCGCGCAGGTAAAAAAGAAATCTGCACCATCGCCAAAACAAAAGCCAACTGACCCGGCAGTACAGATTAAAGCGTCAACACTACCGGTTGATAAGGATGTTATCATCGGCAAGTTGCCAAACGGCTTAACCTACTATATCAGGCAAAACAGTCTGCCGCAAAACCGCGCCGAACTATACCTGATTAACAAAGCCGGATCGATTTTAGAGACCGATGCCCAGCAGGGCCTGGCGCACTTTACCGAGCACATGGCCTTTAACGGCACGCGCGATTTCCCGAAGAACGCGCTGGTGAATTTCCTGCAAAGTTCAGGCGTACGCTTTGGTGCTGATCTTAACGCCTTTACCTCGTTTGATGAAACTGTTTATCAATTACCCCTGCCAACAGACAGCGCAAAGGTTTTTGAGCGTGGTTTTGATATTCTGGCCAACTGGGCGGGTTTTGTTTCGTTTGATCAGGCTGAACTGGATAAGGAACGCGGTGTTATATTAGAGGAGCTTCGCCTGCGTGGCAAAAACGCCCAGGAGCGTTTGCAACAGCAGGTTTTACCGGTTATACTGAACAACTCGCGTTATGCCACTCGCCTACCAAAAGGTAAAGAGGAGGTTATTAAAAGCTTCAACCTGGCTACCATCAAAAGTTTTTACGAGGATTGGTACCGCCCGAATTTGCAGGCGGTAATAGCCGTTGGTGATTTTGATCCGAAAAGGGTGGAGCAACTGATTAAAGAGAAATTTTCGCAGCTGAAAAACCCGGCATCGCCAAAACCACGTACCGAGTATACGGTAACCGCGGCCCCCGGCACCAGCGTTAAATTCGCTACCGATCCTGAATTTCCATACACCGTAGCGCAGATTATTGTTAAGATGCCGGGCACCCAGGTGCGTACCACAGCCGAATACCTGCAAAGCATGCGCAGCGGTTTATTTAACCAGATGCTGAACGCAAGGTTGAACGAGCTGCTTCAAAAATCAAATCCGCCGTTTTTATATGGCAGCGCAACTTACGGCAATTTCATCGGTAAGCAGGATGCCTTTACCGCGACGGTAGTAGCCCGCCCCGGCGAATTAGAAACCGCTATTAAGACCCTGGTAGCTGAAACAGAGCGTGCCCGCAAATTCGGTTTCACATTAACGGAGTTTGAGCGCGCCAAGCAAAATGCCCTGGTGCAAATGGGAGATGCTTATAAGGAGCGTGATAAAACACGTTCATCAAACTTTGTAAATGAGTACCAGCAGCACTTTTTAAACGGATCGGGTATACCAGGCATAGCCTGGGAATACCAGTTTTACCTGGACAATATCGACAAGATCACGCTTGAGCAGATGAATGCTATGGCCGCCCGCGTTATTGCCGGACAAAGCCGCAGCATTATTGTTGAAGCACCCGATAACGAAAAGCCAAAACTGCCAACCGAAGCGGCTTTACTGGGATGGATAGTTGAAGCCGGTAAAAACCTGACCGCCTACGTAGATAACGTAAGCACTAAACCGTTAATTGAAAATATACCTGATGCAGGTGAAATTGTTGACCAAACGCGCGACGACTCTATCGGCGTAACCACACTTACCTTTAAAAACGGCGTTAAGGCTATTTTAAAACCTACCGATTTTAAAAATAACCAGGTAATACTTACCGGTTACAGTTTTGGCGGCACATCATTGGTAAGCGATGCCGAATATACTTCGGCCAGCATGGCATCAAGTGTGGTTGGCAACAGCGGTGTTAGCGAGTTTAGTCAGATACAGCTGCAAAAAATGATGACCGGCAAAAGCGTATCGATTGAGCCTTACATTAGCGAGTATACACAGGGCTTTAGCGGTAATTCAACCACTAAGGATCTGGGTACGGCGCTACAGCTTATTTACCTGTATTTTACACAGCCGCGTAAGGATAAGGACATTTGGGAATCAAACATGAGCCAATACCGTTCATTGCTGGTAAACCGGAACCTCGACCCGAACAGCGTGTTTCAGGATACCGTATCGGCCGTGTTGAACCGCTATAACATGCGCGCTATGGTTCCGACCACTGAGCGGCTTAACACTGCATCGCTTGATAAGGCTTTTGATTTTTATAAGAGCAGTTTTGGCAATGCAAATGGTTTTGTGTTCACCTTTGTAGGTAGCTTTGATATCGACGCTATTAAACCGTTACTGGCCACCTACCTCGGCAGCCTGCCATCATCCGAAACTAAAAAAACTTATAAAGACCTCGGCATGTACCCGCCCGCCGGCCTGGTTTCTAAAACAGTTAACAAAGGCATCGGCGAAAAGAGTACTGTGCAATTGGTATTCAGTGGAGATTATGATTATAGTGAGGTAAACAACATGCAGCTCGACGCGCTTGAGGAAGTACTGAATATCAAGCTTATCGAGCGCCTGCGTGAACAGGAAAGCGGCGTTTACGCACCCGGCGTACGGTCTATCTACCAAAAAATACCTGCCGGCAAATACACCGTTACGATAAGCTTTGGATGCGCTCCCGAGAATGTAGATAAACTGATAGCCGCCACGATGGACGAGATCAATAAGATTAAAACCAACGGCGCACAGGCTACCGATATTCAGAAATTTAAAGCTGAGGATATGCGCTCGAAACAAGTACAGCTGCGCGAAAACTACTTTTGGGCGGGCTACCTGGCCAGCGGATCGCAGTATGATTTGCCTCCTCACCGCATATTGTATTACCCTAAAACTGCCGAGAAAGTTACGGTGCAAAGCACAAAGGATGCCGCTAACAAATACCTGAGCGGTAAAAACCTGATCAAACTAATCCTGATGCCTGAAAAGAAATAA
- a CDS encoding VOC family protein produces MKEVNMPEGYQAVMPYLILKDALKFYDFTSAVFDAEKKSRTLRDDQTLMHGEVSIFGSTIMFAEATDEYKVQNAGMFVYVADCDNAYQLALDAGSQSIMPPADQSYGRSAGVTDPFGNTWWITSAL; encoded by the coding sequence ATGAAAGAAGTAAACATGCCCGAGGGCTACCAGGCGGTAATGCCTTACCTGATTTTAAAAGATGCGCTGAAATTTTATGATTTTACCTCGGCTGTTTTTGATGCCGAAAAAAAGAGCCGTACCCTGCGGGATGACCAAACGCTGATGCATGGCGAGGTAAGCATATTTGGCAGTACCATTATGTTTGCCGAGGCTACTGACGAATACAAGGTGCAGAATGCCGGTATGTTTGTTTACGTAGCCGATTGCGATAATGCTTACCAGCTTGCGCTTGACGCAGGTTCGCAAAGTATTATGCCACCGGCCGACCAAAGCTATGGCCGTAGCGCGGGTGTTACCGATCCGTTCGGCAACACCTGGTGGATAACATCGGCCCTATAA